One stretch of Gammaproteobacteria bacterium DNA includes these proteins:
- a CDS encoding ABC transporter substrate-binding protein: protein MKRVTMSAVVVLSTVVGATAYAKDITVVNFGGAVNTAMKPAYIDPFQKSSGTKVTIVEYTGEQTQLKAMVDNRKVVWDVVEVESGDVGRGCDEGLYEPLNAAALVNTNDFLPAAIHECGIGAFAWSTVLAYNADNFPTQIPIAWKDFWNTKRFPGKRGMRKGARYNLEFALMADGVPAPDVYRVLETSEGIERAFRKLSELKSHIVWWEAGSQVPQMLTAGEVVMSTAYNGRINAAQRQGKNLRVVFRAGNIYDIDYWVIPRGSPNKASALEFIKYATSIDAQVAYAHEIAYGPTNLNALQRLEGNLLSNLPTAPANMRNAVQHNLKFWTNHGDVLERRFADWLAK, encoded by the coding sequence ATGAAGCGCGTTACGATGTCTGCGGTTGTAGTGTTATCCACCGTCGTAGGAGCCACGGCATACGCCAAGGACATCACAGTGGTCAATTTCGGCGGTGCTGTTAATACCGCCATGAAGCCGGCGTACATCGATCCGTTTCAAAAATCGAGCGGCACCAAGGTAACGATCGTCGAGTACACCGGCGAGCAGACGCAGCTCAAAGCGATGGTCGACAATCGCAAGGTGGTATGGGATGTCGTCGAAGTCGAGTCGGGCGATGTTGGGCGCGGTTGTGACGAAGGTCTCTATGAGCCGTTGAACGCGGCGGCGCTGGTGAATACCAATGACTTCCTGCCGGCGGCAATCCATGAATGCGGCATCGGTGCCTTCGCCTGGTCGACCGTGCTCGCCTACAACGCCGATAACTTTCCCACCCAAATACCTATTGCCTGGAAAGACTTTTGGAATACCAAGCGCTTTCCCGGTAAGCGTGGCATGCGCAAAGGCGCGCGCTACAACCTCGAGTTCGCGTTGATGGCCGATGGCGTACCGGCGCCCGATGTCTATCGAGTGTTGGAGACGTCGGAGGGTATTGAGCGTGCGTTTCGTAAGCTCAGCGAGTTGAAGTCGCACATCGTTTGGTGGGAAGCGGGCTCGCAGGTGCCGCAAATGTTGACGGCCGGTGAGGTCGTCATGTCCACCGCCTACAACGGCCGTATCAACGCGGCGCAACGCCAAGGCAAAAATCTGCGCGTTGTTTTCCGCGCCGGCAATATTTACGACATCGATTATTGGGTGATTCCGCGGGGATCGCCGAACAAGGCGAGCGCGCTCGAGTTCATCAAGTACGCGACGTCGATCGATGCGCAAGTGGCGTACGCGCATGAAATCGCCTACGGCCCGACCAATCTGAACGCGTTGCAGCGGTTGGAAGGAAATCTGCTGTCGAATCTGCCGACCGCGCCGGCGAATATGCGCAACGCGGTTCAGCACAATCTGAAGTTCTGGACTAATCACGGAGACGTACTCGAGCGACGCTTTGCCGATTGGCTCGCTAAGTAA